AGGTAATCGCACATCCAACGATAGGCGGTTTCAATGTCTTCAAAGGCGGGTGGTTGGATGAGGACTTGATAAGTCATGGACGGGGAGGAATGTTAAACTGCTGTTGTAGCGCGGTCATGGCTTGGTCGGCTGGAATACCCTCACCCCGATTGAAGCTTTCAAGTCCTTGACGAATCCCGATGATGGCTTCAAGGTAGTCGATTCGCTGTAACAGTTGTTCGTAGATATTGGGTTGTTGCTGAGAAGAGTCTTTGAGCGATCGCACTAAACTCAGAAGATCGCTCAGTAGTTCGTCGGGGATGCTATCAATCTCTTGGAGGAGTAGTTGTCTAATCGTCATTGCGGCATCTCAGGGAAATTGATAGTTTGAGTATAGCGAGTGGCGATCGCGCTTTATTGAACTCGATCCAGTTACAGCCGATCAATAATCCTAATGCTACTCCTTGACCAAGGGCGATCGCTTACCATGAAAACGCTCATCGTCGCGGCTACAGTTTTTTCCGATCGAGATACAGTGGGGTCTAATTGACTGTGCTGCGCGTGCTACCTAGACTGTTGCTTGAACAATAATATCCTCTACCTGTCTAATTTGCCTCCAATCAATTGCTGCAACCCAAAGACTTTCATCTTCAGAATATTGCACCACACCATCTACTTCTAAATCTTCGCTATACAAGGTGAGCAATTGACCATCTTGCAACTTAATATTTTGGCGACTCAAATCTTCGATCGTACCAACACAATTTAGACGAAGGCGACCTTGTTCATCTGCATTATGAAAGTCGGCAAAAATTCTAGGGTAACTCATAACTCTACTCTCATCAGGAGGGTTGCTGTGCTGGATTGGGAATTGTTGGTGTTAGTAGAAGGCTTACTTGTTCTGGTGTTAATCCAGTTAGAGTTGCATGATTTGAACTTCTACCAGAAGTACGGATGACATCTCCACCTAAAGAGCGAACATCGGCTACTGTCGTTACACCAACTTGGCTATGCGGGATGGCTGCGGCTAACTCTGCTACAGATAGCCCTACTGCACATTCTACAGAAATTCCTGTGATGCCGCTGGGATGTGTTCCTGTGCCGCGTTGAATATCCTCTGGACGATTACGACCACCACGAACGACTAAGGCTTCGTTTGGAATTCTGTCCACAAGTGTAGGCTATTTGATTCAAGTACGCGCTACACTCTACCAGAAATAATTGTAAGAGTGCGATCGCATCCCTACAAATATCTCTCATTCATGTCATTGTCGGAGGTGCGATCGCTATGAACCCAATGCCACACTAAACACCTATAAATGTTGGTTTCGTTCCTCAACTCAACCTACAGGAGGGACTGGCGAAGAATAACTGCGATCGCAATCGAAGAATCTTGACACTGCAAACTGATTAGTATTGTACGTCCTTCAGTGTCATCTTAGGGGAGTTATTAGCGATCGCTGTAATCCATCACAATATAGCGGACAGTCATAGGACTAATAGTGGTAAGTAATGTTGTAAACCAAATTACCCCAACTACTGCAATTTCACCTTGTCTTTCAGGTAGTATAAACCTATAATTTCCCGCCAGAGAAGTGAAGAAGTCAAATACAACACAGAGAAACCAAGGAGCAATTAATGTCCATCTTCCCTCTTTTGCTTCTTCCCAAACATTTACTGTAATGAGATTAAAACAGAAAACTACTACTGCACCGACTAGGGAAATACCGTAAATTCCCCAAGTATTAGGATCTGTATTTTGTATAGAAAGAGTGTAAGTTGGACCTGCAATAATTGTTATGACTCCTAAAAAGGTCGTAACTGCATCCCATAGCATTCCTAAACTGAATCCAATTATTAAGATTTCCGATATTCCTTTGTCTCTCATATTTTTGCTAATTAATAAGGAGCAATGTGGCAATTAATATACCAATTACAAAAGTACAAGTTGCAATAATTACATATCGCATCTCTGGTGATACAGATGGAAAATGAACTTTAGAGCTAAAGTTCATTCTTTTGCGATTTTTGGAAGAGGTAAGTAAACTAGCCATAAACTTATCCATGTCATCAATTGCTTGCTTCCAAGCCAACAGCCAACTATTCCGTAAGATAACCGCATCATCAATACTAGCCAAACTTTCTAAACTATTAATTAATTTAACTATTATGTCTTTGTGTTCTATAAGTTGATTTTCCTGACTTAATATTGCTTGCGATGAAGTGTCTTTGATGTTATTGAGTATAATTTGATGTTGATAAGACCATAATTCAAAAACTACTTTATAAAGTAAATAGCCATTCGATTTCATGAAGGCTTTAGATTTACGATAAGACGTATCGATTTGGTAGGCTGTTTTTAGACCTTCCTCAACTAAATAATTTATTTCTATGATATCTAGGTTTTTTAAGCTATTTTTGTTTACAAAATCATTAAAATATTCGTAGAAATTATCTTCGCTGACAATTTGATTATTTGATTGTGTATTCACCACTTCTCCCTATATAAACTAGGTAGTAATTGCTTGTTTAAGTTGAATTTTCAATTTGATGGCAGAATATCAAGAAACAAAAGAAAATGAATCAGCATTTTAATGTTTTGTCTATTATCCTTGAGGATTCAATATTTTGTCTATAGTTAAAAGTTTGATTTAGCTGTCAAAAAACCGCCTTTCTAAGCCTTGTTTGTATGTTTTCATAAGAAAATGTACTAAAAAGTTGGAAAATATAGGCTATAATAATATCTAAAAATTTAGACTTCTCTGTTCTGATGAATCCTGAAGACGTTGTAAAAATTGCTGATGAGATCGTATCCATTAAAACGGGTCAGCACCTTGATGATTTACAAGAAGCCATACTACGAGGAACTCTGCAACGAGACAAGTATAAGAAGATAGCTAACGATTTAGGATATTCTGAAAGCCGTGTTAGAGAAGTGGGATCGCAATTATGGCGCATACTTTCAGAAGAGCTAGAAGAAAATATTAATAAATTAAATTTAAAATCTGCAATGGAAAGGTTACAAAATTCTCATATCTTAAACTTTGGTCAAGATGTTGTAGTCAGCGATAGCTTTAACATCTGTGGAAAAAACCAACACCTTGCGGGTATATCCAATCTACCTGCAAGAAATGAAGAGACTGCTGACTCGAAGCAAACTGAAGCCTTACATCAAGATTTAAGTGAGATGCCTGAATTGTGTACTTTCTACGATCGCACTTCTGCACTTGATACCCTGACTACCTGGATTTTGCAGCAACGCTGTCGCTTGATTGCACTTACAGGTATGCCTGGTATAGGTAAAACTGCATTAGCGGTGCAACTGGTACAACGAATTAAAGATGAGTTTGAATATGTAATTTGGTGCAATCTAGACGAATCTTACAGCTTAGACGAACTTCAACATAAACTTATTCAATTTTTTTCAACTTTAGAAAACCAGGATTTATCTGTAACTCCTAAAAAACCTTTGTCTCCAATTAAATATTTACAAAAATATCGCTCTTTAATTATTTTAGATGATATGCAGACGCTTTTTAGTGATGGAGAGTTAGCAGGAAAGTATAAACCTGAACATGAAGAGTATCGCTCATTTTTCAAGCAGATAGAGAAACTAAACCACCAAAGTTGTTTTATCCTAGTAGGTTGGGAACAACCGAGAGATTTTTCTCATTTGCCTAACAGTAACGCTCCTATTCAAATTCTGCAACTTAGGGGGTTAGAAAGTACAATCGTTCGAGAAATACTGAGAGATTGCGGGTTAGCAGCAATTGAGAACTGGGAAACAATGATTCGTTCCTATGATGGTAATCCTCTATGGCTGAAGAGTATCGCGTCTTTGGTTCAAGAGTTGGGAGAAGGCGTTACGGAAGCTTTAGTTAATCAGACGATTTTATTACCTGAAGACTTAAAAGATAGTTTACAGCAGCAGTGCGATCGCACCTCCCCAGTAGAACAACAAGTCATCGCTTTGTTAGCGCAAGAAAGCGAACCTGCTAACCTAACAAATCTCCTAGCAACTGGTCAAATTTCATCCTCTGATTTACTCAACGCACTGCAATCTTTATTGCGGCGGTGCTTGGTTGAAAAACAAGGCAGCGTTTATACGCTACCACCTGTCTTGAAAGAATATGCGATCGCCCAAAATTTCCCACAGTTTTCGCATCACTGCAATTCATTACCTGTGTGAGGCTACAGGGGTTAGTTCTAGCGTATAGCGATAGAGGGCGACGGGGCGATTTAGAGATTTAAAGTAATTGGGATCTTGGGGAGAAAGGTAGATTGCGGTGACTTGATCGGCTTGAATGCCTGAGTGAAGATATTGATAGGCGGTGGTGGTTTCTACTTCGTTGAGGTAGACTTGCGAGGTTCCCCGGAAAAACTGCTGAGTGACTTCTGTGGCGATAAAGCGATCGGGGGCTAGTGTTTCGGTAGCGCGTCCAGTTACAGTAGAAATCAGTTGGCGATCGCCCTTAAGTAAGGTAATCTGACGATTGGGATTTTGCGGATCGACCTTCACAGCTTGGACGATAGAAGCCTTGCTATCCTCTAAATAGGCTTTAGCGATCCTTAAACCATTAAAGGCGCGATCGCTGACCACTGCATTTCCTTGATTTGGTGCAAACCTGACTTGAAACCGGACAGGCTGCTGAAGGAACTGGCGGTTATTTTCAAAGCCGGGAGTGGTAACATCAGGGGCTAAAGGGGCCGCTAAATCCACTAAGGTACTCGTCACCTCCCAGGTTCCCGCCATCCACTCTGGATAGATTAAATCTCCTTGTACGGCTTCTACAGGTGGCTTATTCTGCCATTGGGGAAAATTGGCTAATCGTTCGGCTAGGGGGGTTGCATTCGCCTCCTTCACCCCGCAAAATAGCACCAAGCTCACCGCTAGCAGAAGCGTTAAGCGTCTAGCGAACCACATCCCAGGCTTCGCCATACTTATCGCGCAACGCCGTCCAAGCTTCCACTTGTCCCTCTGCATATTCTCCCGGTTTTCCCCATTGCAGGAAAGCGCTTAAGGCGGGTTCGTCCTTTTCATCTAAAAAGCGGATGGCGTAGGTGGTAAAGTTCCCCCGTTTGGCTTCTCCGGTTTCAAACTTCACCCGCTGAATTAAACTCATATTCAAGTGAAACTCAAAATTATCCTTATGCATATTGGCGTATTCGCCTTTGGGGAGTTCTGCATAAAAGATTTTTTCAATCGTTCCCTTGGTTTCTAGAACGGCGGCGCTGCTGGTGACAATTAAGCGCAGCAAACCTAGAGTTTCGCATTCTTCTAGAAAGGCTTTTAGCGTATCGCTCATGATTTAATGGGTCTTTTCGTGTTGTTCGTAAGCGCTGACAATGCGTTGTACCAAGGGATGGCGAACCACATCCGCTTGAGTAAGCTTGCAAAAAGCAATCCCTTCAACGTGGTGTAATATCTTATGGGCGACGGACAGTCCGGAAGCCTGGTTTGTAGCCAAGTCTGTCTGGGTTAAGTCGCCTGTCACCACCATGCGAGAGCGAAACCCCAAACGGGTCAACACCATTTTAATCTGAGCGGGCGTGGTGTTTTGGGCTTCGTCCACAATCACAAACGAGTTATTGAGGGTACGACCCCGCATATAAGCGAGCGGTGCGACTTCAATGACGCCGCGTTCCATTAACCCAGCAATTTTTTCCGGGTCAATAAATTCGTATAAAGCATCGTAGAGCGGACGCAGGAAGGGGTTCACCTTTTGTTGTAAGTCTCCGGGTAAAAACCCCAACTTTTCGCCTGCTTCCACCGCCGGACGGGTGAGGATCAGGCGTTCGTATTGGTTATCGAGCAAGGCTTGCACGGCGAGAACGGCGGCTAGGTAAGTTTTACCCGTTCCCGCAGGGCCGGTACAGAAAATCAGGTCGTGGGTTTTGACGGCTTGGATATAGCGCTTTTGGGCAAAGGTTTTCGCCCGCACTTCTTCACCGCGTCGCGTCCGGGCAAGCACATCTTTTTGGAGGTCTTGCAGTTCGTCTTGACGGCCGGTATCGAGCGCATGACGAGCGGTGAGGATGTCAGGGCCAGTAATCGGTTTACCTTGACTCCAGATGTCTTTGAGCGATCGCACTAACGCCGCGCAGATTTCCACTTGTTTGGGCGTTCCGGAAATCAGTAAATCCTGACCGCGCAGGACTAACTGAGCGCCTGTTTGCTGCATCAGTGTTTTGAGATTTTCTCCCTGATACCCGGCTAGCGCGATCGCACTGTCGCGGCTTGGCAACTCAATTATTGTGCCTTCTGACATCTGTGAAGTGGCTTTCCCCCCGAAAAAGTTTAGAATTAGCGCGACCGAGAGCGAGAATCATCGGAAGACCGAGAGCGAGGCGGACGCCGCGCCGGAGGACGAGAGGGCGAACTTCTGCCACCGGAACCCCCGCGACTCGGTTCATCATAGCGTTCGGATGGTGGCGTATACCCGCCATACACATCCAAGTATACCGATTGACCGACGGCCTGCCCTGCTGCGGCTACAACCGTCTTAATCGCTTGAATGTTACGACCGCCTCGACCGTAGACTCGTCCTTTATCCGCCGTATCGATAGCCAGCCTCACCCAAATGCGCGGCTTGCTAGCCGAAATCTCGAAATCCAGCTTGAGTTCGTCAGGAGAGTCTAGAAAAGGCTCGACTAGAAATCGGATCAAGCCATCATAGTCGAGACCCTTAGAAGATGAATTATTGAGAGACTCCGCCACGGGCTTGTTCAAAAACATTAGCTTTGTTGAGGATGCTACGCACTGTCTCAGAAGGTTGAGCGCCTTGTTGCAGGCGTTTCACAATTCCGGGGACATCTAGCTTAACTTCATCAGTTCTCGGATTGTAAAAACCGAGTTCTTCGATGGGGCGGCCATCTCGGCGGGCGCTGCTTTCCATCGCTACGATGCGGTAACTAACTTCCCGCTTCTTGCCAAATCGCTTTAATCTCAGCTTGATCATGTTGATATCACGGATGCTGTCGTTGAATTATCTACGCACTCAGGGTGAGTCTTGGTCTATCTTGAGCAACCCCAGATTCGGATACGATTGGGCTAAGGGCGCGATCGCAATTTTGAAGCAGTTTCCTGAACTCCATCGACC
This Desertifilum tharense IPPAS B-1220 DNA region includes the following protein-coding sequences:
- the rpsP gene encoding 30S ribosomal protein S16, whose translation is MIKLRLKRFGKKREVSYRIVAMESSARRDGRPIEELGFYNPRTDEVKLDVPGIVKRLQQGAQPSETVRSILNKANVFEQARGGVSQ
- a CDS encoding PhoH family protein; the encoded protein is MSEGTIIELPSRDSAIALAGYQGENLKTLMQQTGAQLVLRGQDLLISGTPKQVEICAALVRSLKDIWSQGKPITGPDILTARHALDTGRQDELQDLQKDVLARTRRGEEVRAKTFAQKRYIQAVKTHDLIFCTGPAGTGKTYLAAVLAVQALLDNQYERLILTRPAVEAGEKLGFLPGDLQQKVNPFLRPLYDALYEFIDPEKIAGLMERGVIEVAPLAYMRGRTLNNSFVIVDEAQNTTPAQIKMVLTRLGFRSRMVVTGDLTQTDLATNQASGLSVAHKILHHVEGIAFCKLTQADVVRHPLVQRIVSAYEQHEKTH
- a CDS encoding DUF6816 family protein yields the protein MAKPGMWFARRLTLLLAVSLVLFCGVKEANATPLAERLANFPQWQNKPPVEAVQGDLIYPEWMAGTWEVTSTLVDLAAPLAPDVTTPGFENNRQFLQQPVRFQVRFAPNQGNAVVSDRAFNGLRIAKAYLEDSKASIVQAVKVDPQNPNRQITLLKGDRQLISTVTGRATETLAPDRFIATEVTQQFFRGTSQVYLNEVETTTAYQYLHSGIQADQVTAIYLSPQDPNYFKSLNRPVALYRYTLELTPVASHR
- a CDS encoding ChuX/HutX family heme-like substrate-binding protein yields the protein MSDTLKAFLEECETLGLLRLIVTSSAAVLETKGTIEKIFYAELPKGEYANMHKDNFEFHLNMSLIQRVKFETGEAKRGNFTTYAIRFLDEKDEPALSAFLQWGKPGEYAEGQVEAWTALRDKYGEAWDVVR
- a CDS encoding KH domain-containing protein — encoded protein: MFLNKPVAESLNNSSSKGLDYDGLIRFLVEPFLDSPDELKLDFEISASKPRIWVRLAIDTADKGRVYGRGGRNIQAIKTVVAAAGQAVGQSVYLDVYGGYTPPSERYDEPSRGGSGGRSSPSRPPARRPPRSRSSDDSRSRSR
- a CDS encoding NB-ARC domain-containing protein, giving the protein MNPEDVVKIADEIVSIKTGQHLDDLQEAILRGTLQRDKYKKIANDLGYSESRVREVGSQLWRILSEELEENINKLNLKSAMERLQNSHILNFGQDVVVSDSFNICGKNQHLAGISNLPARNEETADSKQTEALHQDLSEMPELCTFYDRTSALDTLTTWILQQRCRLIALTGMPGIGKTALAVQLVQRIKDEFEYVIWCNLDESYSLDELQHKLIQFFSTLENQDLSVTPKKPLSPIKYLQKYRSLIILDDMQTLFSDGELAGKYKPEHEEYRSFFKQIEKLNHQSCFILVGWEQPRDFSHLPNSNAPIQILQLRGLESTIVREILRDCGLAAIENWETMIRSYDGNPLWLKSIASLVQELGEGVTEALVNQTILLPEDLKDSLQQQCDRTSPVEQQVIALLAQESEPANLTNLLATGQISSSDLLNALQSLLRRCLVEKQGSVYTLPPVLKEYAIAQNFPQFSHHCNSLPV
- a CDS encoding prevent-host-death family protein, with product MTIRQLLLQEIDSIPDELLSDLLSLVRSLKDSSQQQPNIYEQLLQRIDYLEAIIGIRQGLESFNRGEGIPADQAMTALQQQFNIPPRP
- a CDS encoding flavoredoxin, with product MDRIPNEALVVRGGRNRPEDIQRGTGTHPSGITGISVECAVGLSVAELAAAIPHSQVGVTTVADVRSLGGDVIRTSGRSSNHATLTGLTPEQVSLLLTPTIPNPAQQPS